A single window of Culicoides brevitarsis isolate CSIRO-B50_1 chromosome 3, AGI_CSIRO_Cbre_v1, whole genome shotgun sequence DNA harbors:
- the LOC134834781 gene encoding uncharacterized protein LOC134834781 isoform X1: MTEIAEKYEQEVEKSENLECSDLPSDVSVDIADIPVINFFKRHRSMQIFITEVHSPLKFWFRNADDDTKIQIFEKKLHDFYRKLMIERNFTYKMSENDAIEGRLCATLFSATWHRAVIIRGPVDNKVEVMYIDYGTIGTVPVDKLHFLTSKFAKFPYVLMRGRLALVAPKGNHHWKRNPPKSDTNEFEAFITGRKLTAFLYAKEKDENVHHLILYEPPVKFAKQHASVNERFALMTDCQLFTMDTEEWPCLDELYPNFDILENNQFPTHAKLAEARNDESFWQKEEIQRFYSETYQWNKRLNRVVYSNPLDECFAETRKILAERKTIDKVVAELKGQTIQKRTKNNFSSKSNKKYDREENNNNPFSTKNLKKSSVGHRGKLIRKYVLKIDDEKSEAPEDTVSQSHISTNPFKAKIDFGSD; this comes from the exons ATGACGGAAATTGCGGAAAAATACGAGCAAGAagtagaaaaaagtgaaaatctcGAGTGTAGTGACTTACCAAGTGATGTTTCTGTTGATATCGCGGATATTCctgtaataaatttcttcaagcGACACCGATCGATGCAAATTTTCATCACGGAAGTCCATTCGCCGCTCAAGTTTTGGTTCCGCAACGCCGACGACGACaccaaaatccaaattttcgagaaaaagcTCCACGATTTCTACCGCAAACTGATGATCGAGCGGAATTTCACGTACAAAATGTCGGAAAATGACGCGATCGAAGGACGTCTTTGTGCGACACTTTTTTCCGCCACATGGCATCGTGCAGTGATAATTCGTGGTCCAGTCGATAACAAAGTTGAAGTCATGTACATCGATTACGGGACGATCGGGACAGTTCCTGTTGACAAATTACATTTCCTAACCTCAAAATTCGCCAAATTTCCGTATGTTTTGATGCGAGGACGTTTAGCGCTCGTGGCGCCCAAAGGAAATCATCATTGGAAACGAAATCCGCCGAAAAGTGACACGAATGAGTTTGAAGCTTTTATTACGGGGAGAAAATTGACGGCGTTTCTTTATGCGAAGGAAAAGGACGAAAATGTGCATCACCTGATCTTGTACGAGCCGCCGGTGAAGTTTGCGAAGCAACATGCGAGTGTTAATGAGCGATTTGCACTCATGACGGATTGTCAGCTCTTCACGATGGACACGGAAGAGTGGCCTTGTTTGGATGAATTGTATccgaattttgatattttggaaaataatcaatttccgACACATGCGAAACTGGCTGAAGCACGAAATGACGAAAGTTTCTGGCAAAAAGAGGAAATTCAAAGGTTTTATAGTGAAACTTATCAATGGAACAAAAGGTTGAATCGGGTCGTTTACTCGAATCCACTTGATGAATGCTTTGCTGAGACAAGGAAAATACTTGCGGAACGAAAAACTATCGATAAG gtTGTTGCAGAATTAAAAGGACAAACAATCCAAAAAcgaaccaaaaataatttttcaagcaaatccaataaaaaatacgacCGAGaagaaaacaataataatccattttcgacaaaaaatctcaaaaaatcatcagttGGTCACAGAGGAAAACTCATTCGAAAATATGTCTTAAAAATCGACGATGAG aaatcagAGGCTCCAGAAGACACTGTTTCTCAATCTCATATCAGCACAAATCCTTTCAAggccaaaattgattttggaagcgactaa
- the LOC134834781 gene encoding uncharacterized protein LOC134834781 isoform X2 encodes MTEIAEKYEQEVEKSENLECSDLPSDVSVDIADIPVINFFKRHRSMQIFITEVHSPLKFWFRNADDDTKIQIFEKKLHDFYRKLMIERNFTYKMSENDAIEGRLCATLFSATWHRAVIIRGPVDNKVEVMYIDYGTIGTVPVDKLHFLTSKFAKFPYVLMRGRLALVAPKGNHHWKRNPPKSDTNEFEAFITGRKLTAFLYAKEKDENVHHLILYEPPVKFAKQHASVNERFALMTDCQLFTMDTEEWPCLDELYPNFDILENNQFPTHAKLAEARNDESFWQKEEIQRFYSETYQWNKRLNRVVYSNPLDECFAETRKILAERKTIDKQIQ; translated from the exons ATGACGGAAATTGCGGAAAAATACGAGCAAGAagtagaaaaaagtgaaaatctcGAGTGTAGTGACTTACCAAGTGATGTTTCTGTTGATATCGCGGATATTCctgtaataaatttcttcaagcGACACCGATCGATGCAAATTTTCATCACGGAAGTCCATTCGCCGCTCAAGTTTTGGTTCCGCAACGCCGACGACGACaccaaaatccaaattttcgagaaaaagcTCCACGATTTCTACCGCAAACTGATGATCGAGCGGAATTTCACGTACAAAATGTCGGAAAATGACGCGATCGAAGGACGTCTTTGTGCGACACTTTTTTCCGCCACATGGCATCGTGCAGTGATAATTCGTGGTCCAGTCGATAACAAAGTTGAAGTCATGTACATCGATTACGGGACGATCGGGACAGTTCCTGTTGACAAATTACATTTCCTAACCTCAAAATTCGCCAAATTTCCGTATGTTTTGATGCGAGGACGTTTAGCGCTCGTGGCGCCCAAAGGAAATCATCATTGGAAACGAAATCCGCCGAAAAGTGACACGAATGAGTTTGAAGCTTTTATTACGGGGAGAAAATTGACGGCGTTTCTTTATGCGAAGGAAAAGGACGAAAATGTGCATCACCTGATCTTGTACGAGCCGCCGGTGAAGTTTGCGAAGCAACATGCGAGTGTTAATGAGCGATTTGCACTCATGACGGATTGTCAGCTCTTCACGATGGACACGGAAGAGTGGCCTTGTTTGGATGAATTGTATccgaattttgatattttggaaaataatcaatttccgACACATGCGAAACTGGCTGAAGCACGAAATGACGAAAGTTTCTGGCAAAAAGAGGAAATTCAAAGGTTTTATAGTGAAACTTATCAATGGAACAAAAGGTTGAATCGGGTCGTTTACTCGAATCCACTTGATGAATGCTTTGCTGAGACAAGGAAAATACTTGCGGAACGAAAAACTATCGATAAG caaatccaataa